Genomic DNA from Halomonas sp. BDJS001:
CCCCAGCCCGCGCTCGTCAAAATGGCAGTGGCAGCAAAGCCCCACATGCTCGCTGGCGGCCATGGTCAGCGGCGATGAGCGCGAGCCGGGCGCCAGCACCACATCACGCACGCCTAAGCGATAAAGCTCCTCCAGCATTAGCGCCGACCAAACATGATTAAAGGTAGCGTGCGCTTGCGCAAAACCGCTCGATGTAGAAGCTGTCATATGTGTTATCCCATTCCTAGCAGCGACATAATATCGGCGATTTTACTGTCCAGCTCCCGCCACTCTTCGTCCGGCTGGGAGCCCGCCACAATGCCAGCACCGGCATAGAGCCGGATCATTTCTGAATCGATATGGGCGCAACGAATAGTCACGGCGAGGTCGCTACTGGCGTGGCTGATTCTCCCGAACACCCCTGAATACCAACCGCGTTGATGGCGCTCATGCTGACGAATAAACGTTAGCGCTGACTCGCGAGGAACGCCGCCCACCGCCGGAGTCGGTGGCAGTGAGGAGAGCAAAGAGTGGTCGGTGACGCTATGGTGTAATTCGGCGTGGATCAGTCGGCGAATATGCTGCACCGAGCGCAGCTTAACAATATGCGCCTCACCCATTTGGACTTGTGAAGAAAGCTGCTCAAGCTGGGCCAAGATTTGCTGATAAACGCACTGATTTTCCAGCGTGTTTTTCTTATCTGCCAGTAGCTCAGCGGCAAACGCCAGATCTTGCTCGGCGTCACGCCCACGGCGCGTCGTGCCTGCCAGCGCCTCGGTGGTTAAGTGCCGACCGTCACGCTTATATAACTGCTCCGGCGGACAGCCGATAAACGCCTCATGGGGTGTCAACTGGATGCCAAAGTGAAAACAGTCAGCGGCACCGGCCTGCCAGCGTGACAATAGCGCCCAAGGGTTAGGCGTTTCAGGTGTTGTCAGGCGAGTTTCACGAGAAAGCACCACCTTGGGCGTATGCACTAGGTGGTCGGGGTTCGTCACCAGCCCCACCCAAGCCGCCCACTCCTGTTGACTGGGGCAGTCTTCACGCTGGTAAACCAGAGGCTGCAAACGAGGCAGCGGCTGCTCTGCTGCCAAGGCGGCTAAACAGGCATGAGCCTGGGCGATTTCGGCACTGGGGCAGCGGTCATCGAAACGTAGATTCAGTGACAGCGTCGCGCCTCCTTGGTGACGTTTAAGCTCGATACGCGGCAGCACAAAGTGGAAGGCAGGAAAGTGCTCCCACCCCGGCGTACCAGGGTCGAAGGCCATACCGCCAAAAAAGTCGGGCTGCTGGCCACCGATATCGATCAGCGCAGCAAGATCAGCCTCCAGTGCCGCTAGTGAATCAAAAGCGTTAACAGCCCCCAGCACCACATACTCAACGGCCCCCACATCACGTGATTGCCAGTAGAGACGGGGATAAACGCTCTGCATGTTTAGCCACCCCATCATGTCGTTCACCTGACACGGGGTACTTAAGCGGATAACCCCTTTTTGAGCGGCATCACAAAGCGTAGCAAGCTGATGCCTGAGGGCTTCAATAGGGTTAGAGTGCATAGTTCGCCTGTTAGGCCAGCATTTTCAATTACTTGCTGACGACCGCTGGGTACCTTAAGCCTAGCTTATCTTTAATATAGGGTAGCACCCAGCGATCGCCGCCAAGCCGACCGGCATTGGCGCCTGCTACCAGCAAAAAGAACGTCAGTGCAATCATCCATGGATTGGTAGACACCGTGCCCGCCATCAAAAAGGACATGTTCATCACAATGGCGAAAAACGCAGCAAACGAGGTCAACACACCAACGATTAAACCCAGGCCAACCAACATCTCCCCTAGCGGTATAATGACGTTAATAACATCCGCATAGGGCAGCGCGAAATTCTCAAGGAAGGCGACATAATTAGGGTAAACCGCACTTCCTTCTCGCATCACGGGATTGGCCACGGCATTGCTTAGAAAGCCTTCGGCATTAAAACCACCGGTTATCTTACCGATGCCAAGCGTCAGCCAAGTGATGCCTAAATAGAGCCGTAGCAGTAACCAAACTACCGCCATATATTTGTTATGTCTAAATAAGTCGCCAATCATCACGTAAACTCCTACTCAAGGGATTGTTGCAGTGTGGAGCAAGATGACGCGGCATAGTTTGACGTAGATCTACTTTTTAGCACTTAATCATACATTGCCGAATGTTTATTAAATGACAACGGTCAACAGGAATATCGACGCAATGCAACAAAACAGTAAGCGCCGCCACTACCAAGCTTGGCTGCTAGCCGCTCGCCCCCGTACGTTACCGCTGGCGTGCGCTTCTATTCTGCTGGGTACCGGGCTAGCGACTAGCGTGGATGCCTTTAATGGTGCGGTGCTTGTGCTCGCCCTGCTGACCGCCATTGCGCTACAGGTGCTGTCTAATCTAGCCAACGATTACGGTGATGCCGCCTCCGGCGCTGATGATGATCAGCGCATAGGCCCTGCCCGAGCGGTCTCGTCTGGTTTGCTTAGCGCCGAAACGATGCGCAAAGGAATGGTGGTTGCGGCCCTCACCGCCGCGTTATTGGGGCTGTTATTACTGCTTGCCGCCTTTGGGAACCAGTGGGAGCAGATACTCACCTTTATACTGTTAGGGGCGGCTGCGCTATTGGCGGCGGTCACCTACACCGTTGGGCTCGGCGGTACTCCCTACGGCTACCGGGGATTTGGCGATATTGCGGTCTTTATGTTTTTTGGACTGCTCGGCGTGCTGGGTACCTACTACCTGCACACCCACCAGCTAAGCTGGCTACCGTTGCTCCCCGCCGCCGCTTGCGGGCTGCTGGCGACCGCCGTACTCAATGTGAACAACGTGCGGGATATAGAAAGTGATGCACGCAACGGCAAGATCACCCTGGCGGTGCGGCTAGGTCGCGAAAACGCGATTAACTACCACTGGGCACTACTGGGGTTGGCGCTACTGCTAACGCTGGTTTACCTAGTCGCGCTCCCTGTACCGCTGGTGGGGTGGAGCTGCCTGCTGGTAGCCAAGCCGTTAACGGATGCCGCCAGAACACTACGCCATACCCATGATGGCGAGATCCTGACCGGCATGCTGAAGAAAACCGCTATTTCGACACTGCTTTACAGCGTGCTGCTGTCGATTGGCTTGGCACTGTTTTAAAGCGCCCAAAGCGGGGCAGGCGCCCCGCTGACAATCTGCTTCGTTTAGCCGTGCCGCCTTACAGCACCACCTCATAACCTTCAAATTTAGGCGGGCCAAGATAAATACCTTCGGGCGCTTTGGCATTGGCGTGGGCCTTCCGGAATGCGTCTGACTTAGTCCAGTCACGGAAGGCCTCTTCCGATTCCCACACGCTGTGGGAGATAAACACGGTGTGATCTTCCTGGCTTTCACCCTGCAGCATCTTGAACTGTTTGAAGCCCGGCACTTCATCCAGGTGAGAGTCGCGGTTGCGCCACACCTCTAAAAAGTCCTCTTCGCGGCCTGGGGCAATCCGAAAACGGTTCATGGCAATATACATCGTTACTCTCCTACGGGTTTGTTCCTGCAGAGTTGGCCCTGTTGGGTTCATTTGGCAAACGGTAGCTTGATGGTAACGTCACATTTCAGTGGCGAATAGACTTAGCGCCGAATAGCCCTCAACCGCAAGGTACGGCATGGCTAAGGCACCTATCCAGGTTGTTTGGTTCAAACGCGATTTACGTATTCATGATCATGCGCCGCTTGCCAACGCCGCCATGGCTGGCCCAGTACTGCCCGTATTTGCCATTGAACCCGGCCAGTGGCAAGCGCCAGACAGCGCCCTGCGCCATTGGCAGTTTGCCGCGGACTCACTGGCAGACCTTTCAAACGCATTGGAAACACTGGGCCTGCCGCTGTGTCTTTGGCAAGGCGATATTGTCGATTTGCTGGACGCCCTGAAAACCCATTACGGCGAGTTTGCTCTTCACTCCCATGCAGAGACCGGCAACGCCTGGAGCTTTGCCCGCGATCTTAGCGTTCATACCTGGTGCCGAAAGCATGACGTTAATTGGCAGGAATCACGCCAGCACGGCGTAGTGCGTGGTTTGAAGTCCAGATCGGAAGATCGCTACGCCTGGGAAAATCAGTGGGAAACGCTCATGACGGCACCTACCTTCCCAGCCCCGCAAAACGCTCAAGCGGCTGAGGAGTGGCAATACTTTCACCACATTGACGTTGGGCAGCTTCACAGCCTGACGCTGGGGTTTGATACCACGCCATGCCCCGAGCGGCAGCCCGGTGGCCGCAGCGAAGGCCGCGCAGTGTGGCGCAGCTTTGTAAGCCAGCGCGGGCGGCGCTATCGCGGCTCACTGTCTAAACCACTACTGGCCTGGGAATTTGGCTCGCGGCTTTCGCCCCATTTGGCCTGGGGCACCCTCTCCATACGCGAAGTGGTGCAGTCGCTGCGCCGCCAACGAAAAAAGCATGCTGAAGACACCGCTTGGTCGCGCTCACTGCGCGCCTTCGCCTCCCGGCTTCACTGGCACTGCCACTTTATTCAAAAGCTCGAAAGCGAGCCAAGCATTGAGTCACAAACCCTCCACCCGGCGTTGCGCGGCCTGCGGGAGCGCGACCCCAACCACCCCAATCTGATTGCCTGGAAGCGTGGGCAAACCGGCGTGCCGCTGGTGGATGCCTGCATGCGCAGCCTGATCGCCACCGGTTGGATCAACTTTCGCATGCGCGCCATGCTGATCTCCCACGCCACCTTTGGCCTTGGGCTGCATTGGTACGAACCAGCATTGCACTTGGCTCGGCTGTTTACCGACTTCGAGCCGGGCATTCATTACCCCCAGGTGCAGATGCAAGCAGGTGCTACGGGCACCAATGCGCTGCGGGTGTATAACCCCATCAAGCAGGCGGAGGATAACGACCCTACCGGTGAGTTTGTCGCCCGATGGGTGCCAGAACTAACGCCACTGCCCCTGAAGTGGCGCGCTAAGCCCTGGGCGCTACCGGAAAGTCTGCAAAAGCGGTTCGACTTTCAGCCTGGCGTAAACTACCCAACCCCCAACGATTTTGAGGTCGAAGCACGCCACCGGAAGAAAGTGCTCTATGAGCTTCGCCGCACTCCAGACGCAAGAGAAGCCAGCCAAGCCATTATGGATAAGCTCGCCAGCCAGCGTCGGCCTACCGCTCGGCGGGGTAAAAAAGCAACACCCGCCCATCGCCAGCAGCTTTCACTGTTTGATGAGGGCGGGCTAGGACCAACAGCCGACACGCACGATTAGAGAAATCGATGTGCTCTGCGATTTTCCAAGCCCCACATAGGCCATTCTGGATACCTTTGAATGCTGAGCAACGCCTGGTTAATTTTTGACCTGTTTCATGATTTTGAAAGCTGCTACAATATTATTGGCAACCACTTATAGGAGGTGCCAACTAGTGGCTACTGCATCTTTTGATAAAACCTTTGTAGTCAACGATAAGCAATCCATTGACCGGATTCACCAGGATTTGGCGACCCCCCGCCATATCAAGGTTCAGAAGCGTGACTATGAGGCCGAAAACAAACGGGGAATTCAGCTATTAAAACAACGATTGTCCAACTCGGAGACCTGCTGAAGGAGCTTGATGAGACATCCACCATCGAGCTTCTCAGTACATTTTCCTGTCACCGCAACGCTGATGTCGAAAGCTTCCTCACTCAGCCTGATAAAGCCATCCGCTTTGAGCAGACAGGCAACGCTAGAACCTACCTGATCATCAACGACGATACTGCCGATATCCTCGCGTACTTTTCCTTATCGTTTAAAGAATTAACACTTGAAGGAGCCAACGTCAGCAAGACCAAGGTTCGGCAGCTGGATGGTATTTCTAAGCGCGCTGAACGTATCCGCGCCTTTCTGATTGGCCAAATTGGTAAAAATACGGCTGTCATTGACAACCCGATATCGCTTGATGCCATTCTGGGAGAGATTTATGCGGTTATTTCACAAGCCAAGGCCCTTATTGGTGGTCGTGTCATCATCCTTGAGTGTGAAGACTGCCAGAAACTGATACAGCTTTATGAGCAACACGGTTTCACACTTATAGAGACACTAGGCGACGAACAGCCTCGGTTGCGTACAATGTATATTCACGTAACCGAATGAGCCTGCTTAGGAAGTGTAACCAGATGGCGTGCTCATTTTGTACCTTGCTGATTACCACTCATCACGCTAGTTTAGCGCACAACTGGAAAAGGTGCTGCATGTGCTTCTCCGCACTCAAGACGCCAGCCACTTTCTCTGTTTGACAATGAAGAGCAACGCCTTAACAGCCTATGAGCTGATTAAAACTGAGTATCAAAAACCCTGAAGCCCCCCTCTCTGCTCGCTATACCCTGCACGATCTTACAATACGTCTGTCCACTTTTCTCATACACTTCCATTGAAGTAGCTAACCTGACTACTCTGTAGCAAGCCCATTACCCATAGCTAAAAAATATTAATACTTTTCGAAAAGCGATTAACAACGATGAATAAGTATTTAAATACTAAAAATATTCTCTGCTTCAAATACAGCAGAGTATCGTAATTTGTTACCGAACCTATTGACAGCCCTCTTTGCAATCGCACCAGTTAGCATGCTATTCGGCTTTACTGCATATAAAGCAGACTGGAGCATTGGCGAAATTTTTCTAGTAAGCCTACTAGGCTTTTCTGGAAGTGGGCAATTCGCTGCACTACCTCTTTCTAGCTCTGGCGCTACTTTTTTAACTATTCTCTTCGTTTCCGTCATGATTAATAGTAGGTACTTTGCTATCTCACTTTCGTGCTCAAAAAAGCTACCACCCAACAAGCTGCTTAAGATTTTTTCGTCGCATACACTCGGCGATGAAGCTTATGCAATTGAGCAAGGCCATAACCAAAGAGCTATGCTCATAATTCGCTTCACCATTTTCGGGTGCTGGATACTATTCGGGGTAACAGGCGGTATTGTAGCAGGGCTTTTTCCCAACCTTTTACCTGATGGGATTAATGCCAGCATCCCTGCAAGCTTAGTGCTTCTTTTTCTGGCCATTTCGTATCTTAAAAATCGACCATATAAAAGCGGTTTGATCACTGTTCCAAAGGCAATACTAGGCTTTATAGTAAGCGGATTTCTCTACTACACCCTTGGTGCTGTCTACTTTTGGATCCCATCTGTAGTTTTATTATCCGCTACCTATTATCTATTAAAGAGCAGGGACTGAGGACATAATATGATGAGTAATATCTGGGTAATCATGGCTCTTTTATTAACAAGCCTCATGGTCAGAGTTCTGCCCTCTTTGATCATTATCAACTTCGGAGAAAAGACTCAGCACCTGATAGAGGAAGTACTACCTAGCTCTATTTTCATTTGCTTCATTACTTACATTGTGATGCCAGAAGTAACTAACGGGCTATCTATATCCTTTTTGGCTTTTATTTCAGTAGTCATACTAACAATCATCTTGAAATTCGGGTTGATTTTCATCACACTCATCGCTACTACTTTATATTACGTATTGAGCTGAGAAGCTTGTAACATGAAAGTCTTTCAAAGACAGAGTATATTGATTGCCAAAACAGCCAACCCGCTTTGCTTATCCACATATTCCGTTGCATGATTACCCTGTCTTCAGCCAACAGCAGACAACGTACCGCCTATGCTAAATTCTTTTTTCAATACACAGATAGAAAGATTCGAAGCCTTTTTTTCTGGCGTTGCTTTCGAGCCTCACCGGCACGATACGTATGCTGTTGGCAGAACGCTGGCAGGGGTGCATTGTTTCAATTACCGAGGTGAAAAAAGGACTAGCTTGCCGGGCAATACCATTGTGATTCATCCAGATGAACTCCACGACGGTGAGGCGGGTACGAACGAAGGCTTCCACTACCGCATCATGTATATTGAACCACGCGTGCTTCAAACTGTGCTTGGTGGTCGCCCTTTACCATATATAAAGGATGGCATTAGCACAGACTCTCGACTTTATGCCGCCACAGAATTCCTCATGAATGATTTAGATACAGCTCATGAGCAACTTGAAGAGGAAGATATCCTTTTTGAGCTAGCCAACGTTCTTGCTGCTGTGGCAGGACATAAAAGAGGCAGGGTGGCATACGACTATGGCGCCGCAGAAAAAGCTAGAGAATTTATCCACTATTCGTTGGATACTCAGATCACACTCGATGATTTAGCCTTAGTCAGTAGCCGTGAAAAGTGGAGTTTATCAAGAGATTTCAGTGCATTATATGGAACAAGCCCATACCGTTACTTGACCATGCGGCGTCTGTCATGCGTAAAACACTATTTGACCCAGGGTTATTCGTTGTCGTACGCCTCAGTTTCAGCTGGTTTCAATGACCAGAGCCATATGACAAATCACTTTAAGAAAGCCTTCGGGCTTACTCCCACACAGTGGTTATCTAGGTTTAAACAAAACTGTAGGGGTAGTGGCTCATAATCACACTGCAACCCCAAAACTTTCACCGCTATGAAATAAAAACCTCGCCCTCGCCAACAGCTTTTGCTGTCTGACGAGGGCGGGCTTAGTGTTGCTTAGACGATTTTAGCTAAGCGCTTCCAGTGACTGCTCAATAATGCTGAGCCCCTCTTCCAACACCGCAGAAGAGACGGTTAACGGCACCAGAATGCGTATGCTGTTGCCGTAGAAACCACAGGAGAGCAGGATCAGGCCCTTCTCACGGGCTTTGGCACAGAGCGCACCGGTGAGCGCTGTATCAGGTTTTCCTTCGCTGTCGAGCAATTCAAACGCCGCCATGGCGCCTAGTTGGCGGCCGTGCGCAACGGCGGGGAAACGCTCTTCCCATGCCGCGAAGCGCTCGGCGAGCATTTTGCCCATCTGCTCGCTACGCTCAAGGATGTTCTCTTCTTCGATGGCTTCGATGACCGCCAGGGCTGCCGCGCAGGAGAGTGGGTTGCCGCTGTAGGTGCCGCCCAGCGAGTTGGGGCCGGAGGCGTCCATTACCTTGGCGCTACCTACCACGGCAGAGAGCGGCATGCCGTTGGCTAGACTCTTAGCGGTGGTCAGAATATCCGCCTCAATGCCGCTGTGTTCGAGGGCAAACAGCTTGCCGGTGCGGGCAAAGCCGGACTGCACTTCATCGGCGATAAGCAAAATGCCGTGCTCGTCGCACAGGGCGCGCAGGGCTTTCAGGTAGTCCGGCGAGGCGATGTAGAAACCGCCTTCGCCCTGTACCGGCTCGATCACGATGGCCGCCGTGCGGTGCGGGGCGATATCGGTTTTGAACAGCGTGCGAATGGCATCCAAAGATGCTTCTTCGCTGATGCCGTGCAGCGGATTCGGGAATGGGGCGCGGAACACGTCGCCCGGCATCGGGCCGAAGTCGTTCTTGTACGGTAGCACCTTGCCGGTCATGGCCAGGGTCATCATGGTGCGTCCGTGGAAAGCGCCGTCGAAGGTAATAATGCCGGTGCGGCCAGTGGCAGCGCGGGCAATCTTCACGGCGTTTTCCAGCGCTTCGGCACCGGTGTTGACCAGCATCGCCTTACGCTCAGGGCCGCGCACCGGGCTTAGTTCGCAGAGCTTTTGGCACAGCTGCACGTAGGGGGCGTAGGAGATCACCGCCGCGCTGGTGTGCATAACTTTCTTGAGCTGCGCTTCAACGGCGGCAACGATTTTGGGGTGGCGATGCCCCAGGTTAAGCACACCAATGCCGCCCGCGAAGTCGATCCAGCGGTTGCCGTCTGCGTCCCACAGCTCGGCATTTTCCGCGCGCTCGGCAAACTGAGTTGTTGGCGTGGCAGCACCGTTGGCCACGTAACGGTTTTTCAGGTCGTTCAATTCTTGGTTAGTCATCATTTTTCTCTTTAAAGGCCGCCAACGCAGACATATTTAAGTTCAGTAAACTCATCCAACCCATGGTGGGAGCCTTCGCGACCCAGCCCGGACTCTTTCACACCGCCAAACGGCGCCAGCTCGGTGGAGATCAGCCCTTCATTTACACCGACCATGCCGTATTCAAGCGCTTCCATGGTGTGCCAGATGCGGCGGTAGTCAGTGGAGTAGAAGTAGGCCGCCAGACCAAAGGGCGTATCGTTAGCCATGGCGATGGCCTCTTCATCGCGCTGGAAGCGGAACACCGGCGCTACCGGGCCAAAGGTCTCTTCATCGGCCACCGCCATCTTGGTGGTGACATCGGCGAGCACTGTGGGGGTAAAGAAGCGCTCGCCTGCGGCATGGGGCTTGCCACCGCAGAGTAGCCGCGCGCCTTGGTTGATGGCGTCATCCACATGGCGCTGAACCTTGTCCACTGCCGCTTGGTTGATCAGCGGGCCGATGATGCTACCTTCGGCCAGGCCGTCACCTACCTTGAGTGCATTCACACGCTCGGTGAGCTTGGCGACGAACGTATCGTAAATGCCGTCCTGCACCAGGAAGCGGTTGGTGCATACGCAGGTTTGTCCGGCGTTGCGGAATTTGGAGGCAATGGCGCCATCAACGGCGGCATCCACATCGGCGTCATCAAAGACGATAAACGGCGCGTTGCCGCCCAGTTCCATGGCGGTTTTCTTCACCGTGCTGGCACACTGGGCCAGCAGGTGTTTGCCCACTGGCGTTGAGCCGGTAAACGACACTTTGCGCACCCGCGAATCAGTGGTAAGCACCTCCCCTACCGCTGCCGGTTTTGAGGCGGTAACCACGTTGATGGTGCCTGCTGGCAGGCCTGCTTCCAGCGCCAGGTAAGCGGCCGCCAGCGCGGTGAGCGGCGTGGCTTCAGCGGGCTTGATCACCACGGTGCAGCCCGCGGCCAGGGCCGGAGCGCACTTACGGGTAATCATCGCCAGCGGGAAGTTCCAGGGCGTAATGGCCGCCACCACACCGACCGGCTCGCGCAGCACCAGCAGGCGCTTGTCGGCGCCGTGACTGCGCAGGGTTTCACCGGCCATACGTTTGGCTTCTTCGGCGAAGAACTCGATAAATGAGGCACCGTAGATCACTTCGCCTTTGGCTTCCGCCAGCGGCTTGCCCTGCTCCAAGGTCATCAGGCGGGCCAGGTCATCGGCGTGCTCAATGATCAGTTCAAACCAACGGCGCAGCAGCGCTGAGCGTTGCTTCACCGGCGTAGCGCGCCAAGCGGCACCAGCATTATAAGCGGCGGCCACCGCATCACGGGCATCATCCCCGTCCATATCGGCTACGCGGGCAATCGTTTCGCCGGTGGCGGGATTATCGACCGCAAATGTCTGTTTCCCTGCGCGCCACTCATCGCCAATCAGGCCCGCGACGCCATCGTGCAACCACTGTTCAATAAAGCTCATACATTGCTCCTGGGTAACGTGTTAAGAGGCTTACAGATCCACTTTCATGTGACGGTCGCTATATTCGCGCCCGTAAGTGCGCAACGCATGCAGGTACAGCACGATGCCCAGCGCCGCCCAACCGGCAAAAATAGTCCACTCCGCGACGCTCAGCGCCGCCGGGCTACCGGGCAGGTAGAGGCACGCCATACCGAAAGAGAGGATGATCGCAAGGATGCCGCACAGCTTGCCGTTATTCACTTTGAATGGGCGGGGCATATCCGGCTCACGCACCCG
This window encodes:
- a CDS encoding isochorismate synthase MenF, which gives rise to MHSNPIEALRHQLATLCDAAQKGVIRLSTPCQVNDMMGWLNMQSVYPRLYWQSRDVGAVEYVVLGAVNAFDSLAALEADLAALIDIGGQQPDFFGGMAFDPGTPGWEHFPAFHFVLPRIELKRHQGGATLSLNLRFDDRCPSAEIAQAHACLAALAAEQPLPRLQPLVYQREDCPSQQEWAAWVGLVTNPDHLVHTPKVVLSRETRLTTPETPNPWALLSRWQAGAADCFHFGIQLTPHEAFIGCPPEQLYKRDGRHLTTEALAGTTRRGRDAEQDLAFAAELLADKKNTLENQCVYQQILAQLEQLSSQVQMGEAHIVKLRSVQHIRRLIHAELHHSVTDHSLLSSLPPTPAVGGVPRESALTFIRQHERHQRGWYSGVFGRISHASSDLAVTIRCAHIDSEMIRLYAGAGIVAGSQPDEEWRELDSKIADIMSLLGMG
- a CDS encoding DoxX family protein encodes the protein MIGDLFRHNKYMAVVWLLLRLYLGITWLTLGIGKITGGFNAEGFLSNAVANPVMREGSAVYPNYVAFLENFALPYADVINVIIPLGEMLVGLGLIVGVLTSFAAFFAIVMNMSFLMAGTVSTNPWMIALTFFLLVAGANAGRLGGDRWVLPYIKDKLGLRYPAVVSK
- a CDS encoding 1,4-dihydroxy-2-naphthoate polyprenyltransferase, with the protein product MQQNSKRRHYQAWLLAARPRTLPLACASILLGTGLATSVDAFNGAVLVLALLTAIALQVLSNLANDYGDAASGADDDQRIGPARAVSSGLLSAETMRKGMVVAALTAALLGLLLLLAAFGNQWEQILTFILLGAAALLAAVTYTVGLGGTPYGYRGFGDIAVFMFFGLLGVLGTYYLHTHQLSWLPLLPAAACGLLATAVLNVNNVRDIESDARNGKITLAVRLGRENAINYHWALLGLALLLTLVYLVALPVPLVGWSCLLVAKPLTDAARTLRHTHDGEILTGMLKKTAISTLLYSVLLSIGLALF
- a CDS encoding antibiotic biosynthesis monooxygenase family protein, translated to MYIAMNRFRIAPGREEDFLEVWRNRDSHLDEVPGFKQFKMLQGESQEDHTVFISHSVWESEEAFRDWTKSDAFRKAHANAKAPEGIYLGPPKFEGYEVVL
- a CDS encoding cryptochrome/deoxyribodipyrimidine photo-lyase family protein — its product is MAKAPIQVVWFKRDLRIHDHAPLANAAMAGPVLPVFAIEPGQWQAPDSALRHWQFAADSLADLSNALETLGLPLCLWQGDIVDLLDALKTHYGEFALHSHAETGNAWSFARDLSVHTWCRKHDVNWQESRQHGVVRGLKSRSEDRYAWENQWETLMTAPTFPAPQNAQAAEEWQYFHHIDVGQLHSLTLGFDTTPCPERQPGGRSEGRAVWRSFVSQRGRRYRGSLSKPLLAWEFGSRLSPHLAWGTLSIREVVQSLRRQRKKHAEDTAWSRSLRAFASRLHWHCHFIQKLESEPSIESQTLHPALRGLRERDPNHPNLIAWKRGQTGVPLVDACMRSLIATGWINFRMRAMLISHATFGLGLHWYEPALHLARLFTDFEPGIHYPQVQMQAGATGTNALRVYNPIKQAEDNDPTGEFVARWVPELTPLPLKWRAKPWALPESLQKRFDFQPGVNYPTPNDFEVEARHRKKVLYELRRTPDAREASQAIMDKLASQRRPTARRGKKATPAHRQQLSLFDEGGLGPTADTHD
- a CDS encoding AzlC family ABC transporter permease, which translates into the protein MTALFAIAPVSMLFGFTAYKADWSIGEIFLVSLLGFSGSGQFAALPLSSSGATFLTILFVSVMINSRYFAISLSCSKKLPPNKLLKIFSSHTLGDEAYAIEQGHNQRAMLIIRFTIFGCWILFGVTGGIVAGLFPNLLPDGINASIPASLVLLFLAISYLKNRPYKSGLITVPKAILGFIVSGFLYYTLGAVYFWIPSVVLLSATYYLLKSRD
- a CDS encoding AraC family transcriptional regulator, producing the protein MLNSFFNTQIERFEAFFSGVAFEPHRHDTYAVGRTLAGVHCFNYRGEKRTSLPGNTIVIHPDELHDGEAGTNEGFHYRIMYIEPRVLQTVLGGRPLPYIKDGISTDSRLYAATEFLMNDLDTAHEQLEEEDILFELANVLAAVAGHKRGRVAYDYGAAEKAREFIHYSLDTQITLDDLALVSSREKWSLSRDFSALYGTSPYRYLTMRRLSCVKHYLTQGYSLSYASVSAGFNDQSHMTNHFKKAFGLTPTQWLSRFKQNCRGSGS
- the gabT gene encoding 4-aminobutyrate--2-oxoglutarate transaminase is translated as MTNQELNDLKNRYVANGAATPTTQFAERAENAELWDADGNRWIDFAGGIGVLNLGHRHPKIVAAVEAQLKKVMHTSAAVISYAPYVQLCQKLCELSPVRGPERKAMLVNTGAEALENAVKIARAATGRTGIITFDGAFHGRTMMTLAMTGKVLPYKNDFGPMPGDVFRAPFPNPLHGISEEASLDAIRTLFKTDIAPHRTAAIVIEPVQGEGGFYIASPDYLKALRALCDEHGILLIADEVQSGFARTGKLFALEHSGIEADILTTAKSLANGMPLSAVVGSAKVMDASGPNSLGGTYSGNPLSCAAALAVIEAIEEENILERSEQMGKMLAERFAAWEERFPAVAHGRQLGAMAAFELLDSEGKPDTALTGALCAKAREKGLILLSCGFYGNSIRILVPLTVSSAVLEEGLSIIEQSLEALS
- a CDS encoding NAD-dependent succinate-semialdehyde dehydrogenase, with protein sequence MSFIEQWLHDGVAGLIGDEWRAGKQTFAVDNPATGETIARVADMDGDDARDAVAAAYNAGAAWRATPVKQRSALLRRWFELIIEHADDLARLMTLEQGKPLAEAKGEVIYGASFIEFFAEEAKRMAGETLRSHGADKRLLVLREPVGVVAAITPWNFPLAMITRKCAPALAAGCTVVIKPAEATPLTALAAAYLALEAGLPAGTINVVTASKPAAVGEVLTTDSRVRKVSFTGSTPVGKHLLAQCASTVKKTAMELGGNAPFIVFDDADVDAAVDGAIASKFRNAGQTCVCTNRFLVQDGIYDTFVAKLTERVNALKVGDGLAEGSIIGPLINQAAVDKVQRHVDDAINQGARLLCGGKPHAAGERFFTPTVLADVTTKMAVADEETFGPVAPVFRFQRDEEAIAMANDTPFGLAAYFYSTDYRRIWHTMEALEYGMVGVNEGLISTELAPFGGVKESGLGREGSHHGLDEFTELKYVCVGGL